The following are encoded in a window of Suncus etruscus isolate mSunEtr1 chromosome 16, mSunEtr1.pri.cur, whole genome shotgun sequence genomic DNA:
- the NIPAL1 gene encoding magnesium transporter NIPA3 — MVILDDGGIICGFSLVGAWPSSEIASFVYVDQCYVLSLVCSNYSQAWCSITNVSQLLASAFYKSPNASITNLSISASIKNKYSLYVGLVLALCSGIFIGSSFILKKKGLLKLANKGFTRAGQGGHSYLKEWLWWAGLLSMGVGEAANFAAYTFAPATLISPLGALSVLVSAILSSYFLSEHLNIHGKIGCILSILGSTVMVIHAPQEEEVASLHELEMKLRDPGFISFAVIVIVICLVLILIVAPKKGQSNILVYISICSLIGAFSVSSVKGLGIAIKELLEWKPVYKHPLIFVLLAVLVLSVATQINYLNKALDTFNISLVTPIYYVFFTSMVMTCSAILFQEWYGMKAGDIIGTLSGFFTIINGIFLLHAFKNTDITWSELTSTKKEVFSPNGNEDKYVLLENIENSTQEYEDDVTLFTRTSNQRL, encoded by the exons atggtgattctggatgatggaggcaTCATATGTGGCTTCAGCCTAGTGGGGGCTTGGCCCTcttctgagattgccagctttgtGTATGTGGaccagt GCTATGTGCTGTCTCTGGTCTGCTCAAACTACTCCCAGGCTTGGTGTTCAATCACAAATGTATCACAGCTGCTGGCTTCAGCATTCTACAAGAGCCCGAATGCCAGCATAACCAACCTGAGCATTTCTGCTAGTATCAAAAACAAATACAGCCTGTATGTAGGCCTGGTACTGGCATTATGTTCTGGCATTTTTATTGGCTCCAGCTTTATACTGAAAAAGAAAGGCCTCTTGAAGTTGGCCAACAAAGGTTTTACCCGAGCAG GACAAGGGGGGCATTCATATCTCAAGGAATGGCTCTGGTGGGCAGGGCTATTGTCAA TGGGAGTAGGAGAAGCTGCAAATTTTGCTGCTTATACTTTTGCACCTGCCACCTTGATCTCCCCTCTAGGTGCTCTAAGTGTTCTCGTAAG TGCAATattgtcttcctattttttaagTGAGCACTTGAACATTCATGGGAAAATAGGCTGTATATTAAGTATATTGGGCTCAACTGTGATGGTCATCCATGCCCCACAAGAAGAGGAAGTTGCTTCTTTACATGAACTGGAAATGAAATTGAGAGACCCAG GTTTTATTTCCTTTGCTGTCATTGTAATTGTGATCTGCTTGGTGCTGATTTTGATTGTGGCTCCCAAGAAAGGACAGAGCAATATATTAGTCTACATTTCAATCTGTTCATTGATTGGGGCATTTTCAGTATCCTCTGTCAAAGGCCTGGGAATTGCTATCAAGGAACTATTGGAATGGAAGCCAGTTTACAAGCATCCCCTCATCTTTGTTTTATTAGCCGTGCTTGTGCTTTCAGTGGCAACACAGATTAACTATCTCAACAAAGCTCTGGACACCTTTAATATATCTCTGGTGACTCCTATTTATTATGTGTTCTTCACTTCCATGGTAATGACTTGCTCTGCCATCTTATTCCAGGAATGGTATGGCATGAAAGCTGGAGATATCATTGGGACCTTGAGTGGGTTCTTCACCATTATCAATGGCATCTTTCTTTTACATGCTTTTAAAAACACAGACATTACCTGGAGTGAGCTGACATCCACTAAGAAAGAAGTTTTCTCTCCGAATGGCAATGAAGATAAATATGTCTTACTAGAGAATATAGAAAATTCAACCCAAGAATATGAGGATGATGTCACCTTGTTTACCAGAACTAGTAACCAAAGACTTTAA